A single region of the Aeromonas hydrophila subsp. hydrophila ATCC 7966 genome encodes:
- the mrdA gene encoding penicillin-binding protein 2 produces MLKNRIEMRDHSAEGRLFFRRTLVAYIGMIVLMLVLLGNLYYLQVESYDTYQTRSNDNRIRVVPVAPPRGLIYDANGVLLAENRPVYSLEIVPEETKDLERTADELIALLKLPEGTKEKFLAEVKRQRRFKPVALFEKLTEYQVALFSVNQHNYPGVSIEAYLKRYYPFGDTLTHALGYVAKINTRDVERLDKEDKLANYAATKDIGKQGVEKYYEDQLHGVAGYQEVEVNNRGRVVRTLKFQPPEPGKDIYLNIDIRLQLKAQELLAGRRGAIVMMDPNTGAILAMESSPSYDPNLFVTGISSANYSALLNDPARPLVNRTTQGIYAPASTVKPMMAVMGLNEGAITPNYRYFGGPSFSIPGTTKKFRDWRRWGHGWLDVYRAIEVSADTYFYDLAYRVGIDKINSYMTKFGFGQYSGVDLYEETKGVMPSRDWKMARWRQPWYQGDTISIGIGQGYWSATPIQLAKAISILTQNGHDVTPHLLKSTASIDGVVNAPINPNMAIQTKSDSYWQVAKDGMWRVINGHEGTGRRAFANTPYKAAGKSGTAQVVGLKENQVYNAATTKVEHRDNALFVSFAPFEAPKAVVALVLENAGGGSSMAAPVARQMLDAYLLPPEPQLPPAPAKKPQSEEVAPHE; encoded by the coding sequence ATGCTGAAGAATCGCATCGAGATGCGCGACCACAGCGCCGAGGGTCGCCTCTTCTTCCGACGTACCCTGGTCGCCTACATCGGCATGATAGTGCTGATGCTGGTGTTGCTGGGCAACCTCTATTACCTGCAGGTCGAGTCTTACGACACCTACCAGACCCGCTCCAACGACAACCGCATCCGGGTGGTGCCGGTGGCGCCGCCGCGCGGCCTCATCTATGACGCCAACGGCGTGCTGCTGGCGGAGAACCGCCCGGTATACAGCCTGGAGATAGTGCCGGAAGAGACCAAGGATCTGGAGAGGACCGCCGACGAGCTGATCGCCCTGCTGAAGCTGCCGGAGGGCACCAAGGAGAAGTTCCTGGCCGAGGTCAAGCGCCAGCGCCGCTTCAAGCCGGTGGCCCTGTTCGAGAAGCTGACCGAGTATCAGGTCGCCCTCTTCTCGGTCAACCAGCACAACTACCCCGGGGTCAGCATCGAGGCCTACCTCAAGCGCTACTATCCGTTCGGTGACACCCTCACCCATGCGCTGGGCTATGTGGCCAAGATCAACACCCGCGACGTGGAGCGCCTCGACAAGGAGGACAAGCTCGCCAACTATGCCGCCACCAAGGACATCGGCAAGCAGGGGGTGGAGAAGTACTACGAGGATCAGCTGCACGGCGTGGCGGGCTACCAGGAGGTCGAGGTCAACAACCGCGGCCGGGTGGTGCGTACCCTCAAGTTCCAGCCGCCCGAGCCCGGCAAGGACATCTACCTCAACATCGACATCCGCCTGCAGCTCAAGGCGCAGGAGTTGCTGGCCGGTCGCCGCGGCGCCATCGTGATGATGGATCCCAATACCGGCGCCATTCTGGCCATGGAGTCGAGCCCGAGCTACGACCCCAACCTGTTCGTGACCGGCATCTCCAGCGCCAACTACTCGGCGCTGCTCAACGATCCGGCAAGGCCGCTGGTGAACCGCACCACTCAGGGCATCTATGCCCCCGCTTCCACCGTCAAGCCCATGATGGCGGTGATGGGGCTCAACGAGGGGGCCATCACCCCCAACTACCGCTACTTCGGCGGCCCCAGCTTCTCCATCCCCGGCACCACCAAGAAGTTTCGCGACTGGCGCCGCTGGGGCCACGGCTGGCTCGACGTCTACCGCGCCATCGAAGTGTCGGCGGATACCTACTTCTACGATCTCGCCTACCGGGTCGGCATCGACAAGATCAACAGCTACATGACCAAGTTCGGCTTCGGTCAGTACAGCGGCGTCGATCTGTACGAGGAGACCAAGGGGGTGATGCCGTCGCGCGACTGGAAGATGGCCCGCTGGCGCCAGCCCTGGTATCAGGGTGACACCATCTCCATCGGCATCGGCCAGGGCTACTGGAGCGCCACCCCGATCCAGCTGGCCAAGGCCATCAGCATCCTGACCCAGAACGGCCACGACGTGACGCCGCACCTGCTCAAGAGCACCGCCTCCATCGATGGCGTGGTCAATGCCCCCATCAACCCGAACATGGCCATCCAGACCAAGAGCGACAGCTACTGGCAGGTGGCCAAGGACGGCATGTGGCGAGTCATCAACGGTCACGAGGGAACGGGTCGGCGCGCCTTTGCCAACACCCCCTACAAGGCGGCAGGCAAGTCCGGTACCGCCCAGGTGGTGGGGCTGAAGGAGAACCAGGTCTACAACGCGGCCACCACCAAGGTGGAGCACCGCGACAACGCCCTGTTCGTCTCGTTCGCCCCGTTCGAAGCACCCAAGGCGGTCGTCGCCCTGGTACTGGAAAACGCCGGTGGCGGCAGCAGCATGGCCGCCCCGGTGGCCCGCCAGATGCTGGATGCCTACCTGCTGCCACCGGAGCCGCAACTGCCGCCGGCACCGGCCAAGAAGCCCCAATCTGAAGAGGTCGCTCCTCATGAGTAA
- the rodA gene encoding rod shape-determining protein RodA yields MSNSARQQSIWYKLHIDLPLLLGLLTLMSLSMVVLYSASGQDVDSIVRQLVRGGLAFALMIGMAQLPPSLYARWSVPLFVVVVLLLVAVDVFGHIGKGAQRWLDLGFMKFQPSEVMKLSMPIMVAAWLSRHSLPPKFSHLVLSLIMVLLPTLLIAAQPDLGTSILVAASGFFVIFLAGISWWLIGLAVLLICAFMPVLWFFLMHDYQRQRVLMLLDPEKDPLGRGYHIIQSKIAIGSGGVFGKGWLQGTQSQLEFLPERHTDFIFAVFSEEFGLVGVALLLVIYLYIISRCLFISMQAQNSFERLLGGALTLTFFVYVFVNMGMVSGILPVVGVPLPLVSYGGTSMVTLMAGFGILMSIQTHRRLLA; encoded by the coding sequence ATGAGTAATTCCGCTCGCCAGCAGAGCATCTGGTACAAGCTGCACATCGACTTGCCGCTGCTGCTCGGCCTGCTGACCCTGATGTCCCTCTCCATGGTGGTGCTCTACTCCGCCTCCGGCCAGGACGTCGACTCCATCGTGCGCCAGCTGGTGCGCGGCGGGCTGGCGTTCGCCCTGATGATCGGCATGGCCCAGCTGCCTCCCTCCCTCTATGCCCGCTGGTCGGTGCCGCTGTTCGTGGTGGTGGTGCTGCTGCTGGTCGCGGTGGACGTGTTCGGCCATATCGGCAAGGGGGCCCAGCGCTGGCTCGATCTCGGCTTCATGAAGTTTCAGCCCTCCGAGGTGATGAAGCTCTCCATGCCCATCATGGTGGCCGCCTGGCTCAGCCGCCACTCGCTGCCGCCCAAGTTCAGCCACCTGGTGCTGAGTCTCATCATGGTGCTGCTGCCCACCCTGCTGATCGCGGCCCAGCCTGACCTCGGCACCTCCATTCTGGTGGCCGCCTCCGGCTTTTTCGTGATCTTCCTGGCGGGGATCAGCTGGTGGCTGATCGGGCTGGCGGTGCTGCTCATCTGCGCCTTCATGCCGGTGCTCTGGTTCTTCCTGATGCACGACTACCAGCGCCAGCGGGTGCTGATGCTGCTCGACCCTGAGAAGGACCCGCTCGGTCGCGGCTATCACATCATCCAGTCCAAGATAGCGATCGGCTCCGGCGGCGTGTTCGGCAAGGGCTGGCTGCAGGGCACCCAGTCCCAGCTCGAGTTTCTGCCCGAGCGCCACACCGACTTCATCTTCGCGGTGTTCAGCGAGGAGTTCGGCCTGGTGGGCGTGGCCCTGCTGCTGGTGATCTACCTCTACATCATCAGCCGCTGCCTGTTTATCTCCATGCAGGCCCAGAACAGCTTCGAGCGCCTGCTGGGCGGTGCCCTCACCCTCACCTTCTTCGTCTACGTGTTCGTCAACATGGGCATGGTAAGCGGCATCCTTCCGGTGGTGGGGGTACCCCTGCCGCTGGTGAGCTACGGCGGCACCTCCATGGTGACCCTGATGGCTGGCTTCGGCATCCTGATGTCCATCCAGACCCACAGAAGGCTGCTGGCATGA
- the mltB gene encoding lytic murein transglycosylase B: MRLAGLLLSLVALTATAAVEPPGLARLAEQQQVPLAQLQAAAAQASLRQEVLDTISRPWEAKPWHRYRPLFITPERIRDGVDFWQRHAATLARAEQTYQVPASLIVAIIGIETFYGRQMGRHPVLDSLYTLGFHYPERADFFAKEFAQLVLLAREEKWPLTRLKGSYAGAMGMGQFMPSSYRHYAVDFDGDGKRDLFANPVDAIGSVAHYFAEHQWRWGESPVEPALIGLAPVSTLLGPAPELTQTWAELATAGIELATPLAPDTPVKLLALEQADGPEYWVARHNFYVITRYNRSPLYAMAVHQLSQAIQDAYALQPQTSPAQPDLVAGRL; the protein is encoded by the coding sequence ATGCGACTGGCCGGTTTGCTGCTCTCTCTCGTTGCCCTCACCGCAACGGCGGCCGTCGAGCCCCCGGGGCTCGCCCGGCTCGCCGAGCAGCAACAGGTGCCGCTGGCCCAGCTGCAGGCCGCCGCGGCCCAGGCCAGCTTGCGCCAGGAGGTGCTCGACACCATCAGCCGCCCCTGGGAGGCCAAACCCTGGCACCGCTACCGGCCACTGTTCATCACCCCGGAGCGGATCCGGGATGGTGTCGACTTCTGGCAACGCCACGCCGCCACCCTGGCGCGGGCCGAGCAGACCTACCAGGTGCCAGCGTCGCTCATCGTCGCCATCATCGGCATCGAGACTTTCTACGGCCGCCAGATGGGCCGCCATCCGGTGCTCGACAGCCTCTATACCCTCGGCTTTCACTACCCGGAACGGGCAGACTTCTTTGCCAAGGAGTTTGCCCAGCTGGTGCTGCTTGCCCGGGAAGAGAAGTGGCCACTCACCCGCCTGAAGGGCTCCTATGCCGGCGCCATGGGCATGGGGCAGTTCATGCCCTCCAGCTATCGCCACTACGCGGTCGATTTCGACGGCGACGGCAAGCGCGATCTGTTCGCCAACCCGGTGGATGCCATCGGCAGCGTTGCCCACTATTTTGCCGAGCACCAGTGGCGCTGGGGGGAGTCGCCGGTCGAACCCGCCTTGATCGGGCTGGCGCCAGTGAGTACCCTGCTGGGGCCTGCCCCCGAGCTGACCCAGACCTGGGCCGAGCTGGCTACCGCAGGCATTGAACTCGCCACCCCGCTGGCACCCGACACGCCGGTGAAACTGCTGGCATTGGAACAGGCCGATGGACCGGAATACTGGGTCGCGCGCCACAATTTTTATGTGATCACCCGCTATAACCGCAGCCCGCTCTATGCGATGGCGGTGCATCAACTCAGTCAAGCAATCCAGGACGCGTATGCATTACAGCCACAAACTTCTCCCGCTCAGCCTGACCTTGTTGCTGGCCGCCTGTAG
- a CDS encoding septal ring lytic transglycosylase RlpA family protein: MHYSHKLLPLSLTLLLAACSSQPEQLPPPPEPIQPEKPQVIEIPQATGAIPRPEPLSASGNRDYWIGKQKNEVWRDIKHYSEEGTASWLAQDLDGQKTANGDVQDSKLFSAAHRNLPLPSYVRVTNLDNGLETIVRVNDRGPFGSDRLIDLSHAAAKQLEMVEGGEARVRVELINDTPDQMVIMAPMKPIEMTPTTPAAAAPAAQDGFVGQPTELAMATPAAAEPAPVKAPVVKPAKPAAAKAATPASSGEGKMIQVLASGSQARAEAMGKVMTQRHGVPYQVVAHGAIFRVLLGPVPAAQQNALLEQIRQGGLEQAFIVP; the protein is encoded by the coding sequence ATGCATTACAGCCACAAACTTCTCCCGCTCAGCCTGACCTTGTTGCTGGCCGCCTGTAGCAGCCAGCCGGAGCAGCTTCCCCCGCCTCCCGAACCGATCCAGCCGGAAAAACCCCAGGTCATCGAGATCCCGCAAGCCACCGGCGCCATCCCGCGCCCCGAACCCCTGAGCGCCAGCGGCAACCGGGATTACTGGATAGGCAAGCAGAAGAACGAGGTGTGGCGCGACATCAAGCACTACAGCGAAGAGGGCACTGCCAGCTGGCTGGCGCAGGATCTGGACGGCCAGAAGACCGCCAACGGCGACGTGCAGGACAGCAAGCTGTTCAGCGCCGCCCACCGCAACCTGCCGCTGCCAAGCTATGTGCGGGTCACCAACCTGGACAACGGGCTGGAGACCATAGTGCGCGTCAATGATCGCGGCCCCTTCGGCAGCGACCGGCTGATCGATCTCTCCCATGCGGCAGCCAAGCAGCTGGAGATGGTGGAAGGAGGCGAGGCACGGGTGCGGGTCGAGCTCATCAACGACACCCCGGACCAGATGGTGATCATGGCCCCCATGAAGCCCATCGAGATGACGCCGACCACGCCGGCGGCAGCGGCCCCTGCCGCTCAGGACGGCTTCGTTGGTCAGCCCACCGAACTGGCCATGGCTACACCGGCCGCCGCCGAACCGGCCCCCGTCAAGGCCCCGGTCGTCAAACCCGCCAAACCGGCAGCGGCCAAGGCGGCCACGCCCGCCAGCAGCGGCGAGGGCAAGATGATCCAGGTGCTGGCCAGTGGCTCGCAGGCACGGGCCGAGGCGATGGGCAAGGTGATGACCCAGCGCCATGGGGTGCCCTACCAGGTGGTGGCCCACGGCGCCATCTTCCGGGTCCTGCTGGGACCGGTCCCCGCCGCTCAGCAGAACGCCCTGCTCGAACAGATCCGTCAGGGGGGGCTGGAGCAAGCCTTCATCGTCCCCTGA
- a CDS encoding D-alanyl-D-alanine carboxypeptidase family protein, protein MSKFARSVILASLISATAQANTPVPTPNANPVVVPAAPEISAKAHILIDYYSGQVLAEQNAEERLPPASLTKMMTSYIIGQELLKGNIKRTDMVTISQNAWSKNYSDSSKMFIEVGKQVSVDDLNKGIIIQSGNDACVAMAEFLAGSTDSFASLMNSWAAKLGMNDSHFMNPHGLDAEGHYSTAHDMARLGQALIRDLPDEYKIYAQKSFVFNGITQHNRNRLLWDQSLQVDGIKTGHVSQVGYNLVSSATNNEGMRLIAVVLGASSEASRAAESKKLLTYGFRFFQSLTPYKAGTELVTQKIWMGDKSEVKLGVDKDVSVLVTRGQGNNLKADFQLESELKAPLAKGQRVGTVFLKQGDKEIKQVPLVALEEVQEGGLMSRLWDYLVMLVSSWFK, encoded by the coding sequence ATGTCCAAATTTGCCCGTTCAGTTATTCTGGCCTCCCTGATAAGCGCCACCGCTCAGGCCAACACGCCTGTACCGACCCCGAACGCCAACCCCGTGGTCGTTCCCGCCGCGCCGGAGATCTCCGCCAAGGCCCATATTCTGATCGACTACTACTCGGGTCAGGTGCTGGCCGAGCAGAACGCCGAAGAGCGTCTGCCGCCCGCCAGTCTGACCAAGATGATGACCTCCTACATCATCGGCCAGGAGCTGCTGAAGGGGAACATCAAGCGCACCGACATGGTGACCATCAGCCAGAACGCCTGGTCCAAGAACTACTCCGACTCCTCCAAGATGTTCATCGAGGTGGGCAAGCAGGTCTCGGTCGATGATCTCAACAAGGGCATCATCATCCAGTCCGGCAACGACGCCTGCGTCGCCATGGCCGAATTCCTGGCCGGCAGCACCGACTCCTTCGCCAGCCTGATGAACAGCTGGGCCGCCAAGCTCGGCATGAACGACAGCCACTTCATGAACCCGCACGGGCTGGATGCGGAAGGTCACTACAGTACCGCCCACGACATGGCGCGTCTGGGCCAGGCCCTGATCCGCGACCTGCCGGACGAGTACAAGATATACGCCCAGAAATCCTTCGTATTCAACGGCATCACCCAGCACAACCGCAACCGTCTGCTGTGGGATCAATCCCTGCAAGTTGACGGCATCAAGACCGGCCACGTCAGCCAGGTCGGCTACAACCTGGTCTCCTCCGCCACCAACAACGAAGGCATGCGCCTGATCGCCGTGGTGCTGGGCGCCAGCAGCGAAGCCTCCCGCGCCGCCGAGAGCAAGAAACTGCTTACCTACGGTTTCCGTTTCTTCCAGAGCCTGACCCCGTACAAGGCCGGCACCGAGCTGGTGACCCAGAAGATCTGGATGGGCGACAAGTCTGAAGTGAAACTGGGCGTCGACAAGGACGTCTCCGTGCTGGTCACCCGTGGCCAGGGCAACAACCTCAAGGCCGACTTCCAGCTCGAGAGCGAGCTGAAGGCACCGCTGGCCAAGGGCCAACGGGTTGGTACCGTGTTCCTCAAGCAAGGTGACAAGGAGATCAAGCAGGTTCCGCTGGTCGCCCTGGAAGAGGTGCAGGAAGGTGGCCTGATGAGCCGTCTGTGGGATTACCTGGTGATGCTGGTCTCCAGCTGGTTCAAGTAA
- the ybeD gene encoding DUF493 family protein YbeD, giving the protein MNTKFDELLEFPCKFPFKVLGVADPALPDMVVEVLQQHAPGTYSPTVQPSSKGNYHSVRVTVTAQSKEHIEAMYTALGNIELVRYVL; this is encoded by the coding sequence ATGAATACCAAGTTTGATGAACTGCTGGAGTTCCCCTGCAAGTTCCCGTTCAAGGTGCTCGGCGTTGCCGACCCGGCGCTGCCGGACATGGTGGTAGAAGTGCTGCAGCAGCACGCCCCCGGTACCTACAGCCCGACCGTGCAGCCCAGCTCCAAGGGCAACTACCACTCGGTCCGGGTCACTGTGACCGCCCAGAGCAAGGAACATATCGAAGCCATGTATACCGCACTCGGTAACATAGAGCTGGTTCGCTACGTCCTGTAA
- the lipB gene encoding lipoyl(octanoyl) transferase LipB, which produces MSLQTPTESPSSAPRLLVRQLGRRPYQPVWDAMKAFTDSRTPDTPDEFWVVEHDPVYTQGQAGKAEHLLAPGDIPVVQSDRGGQVTYHGPGQLVLYVLVDVRRSKLTVRELVTCLETAIINTLAKSGIEAYAKPDAPGVYVKNQLGAALQTEAKLASLGLRIRKGCSFHGLALNVNMDMTPFLRINPCGYAGMAMTQTSALGGPQSVAEAQAMLVAELASLIGYETITNTEEAA; this is translated from the coding sequence ATGTCACTCCAAACCCCCACCGAATCACCATCGTCAGCCCCCCGGCTGCTGGTCAGACAGCTGGGCCGCCGTCCCTACCAGCCGGTATGGGATGCCATGAAGGCCTTCACCGACAGCCGTACCCCCGACACCCCGGACGAGTTCTGGGTGGTGGAGCACGATCCCGTCTACACCCAGGGCCAGGCCGGCAAGGCCGAACACCTGCTTGCCCCCGGCGACATCCCGGTGGTGCAAAGCGATCGCGGTGGCCAGGTCACCTATCACGGCCCCGGCCAGCTGGTGCTCTACGTGCTGGTGGATGTGCGCCGCAGCAAGCTGACGGTGCGCGAGCTGGTGACCTGTCTCGAGACCGCCATCATCAACACCCTGGCCAAGAGCGGGATTGAGGCTTATGCCAAACCCGATGCCCCCGGCGTCTACGTGAAGAACCAGCTCGGCGCAGCGCTGCAGACAGAAGCCAAACTGGCCTCGCTCGGCCTGCGCATCCGCAAGGGCTGCTCGTTCCACGGCCTGGCCCTCAACGTCAACATGGACATGACCCCCTTCCTGCGCATCAATCCGTGCGGCTATGCGGGCATGGCCATGACCCAGACCAGCGCTCTGGGCGGCCCCCAGAGCGTGGCCGAGGCGCAAGCGATGCTGGTGGCCGAACTGGCCAGCCTGATCGGCTATGAGACGATCACGAATACCGAAGAGGCGGCATGA
- the lipA gene encoding lipoyl synthase translates to MSKPVRMEPGVKLRDGDKMALIPVKFMPDPNEEVLRKPDWMRIKLPPSSQKIEHIKSTLRKNKLHSVCEEASCPNLAECFNHGTATFMIMGAICTRRCPFCDVAHGRPLALDPDEPKKLALTIKEMGLKYVVITSVDRDDLRDGGAQHFADCIKQIREHSPQTRIEILTPDFRGRMEQALEVFRETPPDVFNHNLETAPRMYRVARPGADYKWSLELLRRIKEMHPHVPTKSGVMMGLGETNEEIVQVLKDLREHGVNMLTLGQYLQPSRHHLPVKRYVPPAEFDELKDVAMGLGFSHAACGPFVRSSYHADLQAKGEEVK, encoded by the coding sequence ATGAGCAAACCCGTTCGTATGGAGCCGGGCGTCAAGCTGCGCGATGGCGACAAGATGGCCCTGATCCCGGTGAAATTCATGCCGGATCCCAACGAGGAAGTGCTGCGCAAGCCTGACTGGATGCGGATCAAGCTGCCGCCGTCGAGCCAGAAGATCGAGCACATCAAGAGCACCCTGCGCAAGAACAAGCTGCACTCAGTGTGTGAGGAGGCCTCCTGCCCCAACCTGGCGGAGTGCTTCAACCACGGCACCGCCACCTTCATGATCATGGGCGCCATCTGCACCCGTCGTTGCCCCTTCTGCGACGTGGCCCACGGCCGCCCGCTGGCGCTCGATCCGGACGAGCCGAAGAAGCTGGCGCTGACCATCAAGGAGATGGGGCTGAAATACGTGGTGATCACCTCAGTGGACCGCGACGATCTGCGCGACGGCGGTGCCCAGCACTTCGCCGACTGCATCAAGCAGATCCGCGAGCACAGCCCGCAGACCCGCATCGAGATCCTGACCCCGGACTTCCGCGGCCGGATGGAGCAGGCGCTGGAAGTGTTCCGCGAGACCCCGCCGGACGTGTTCAACCACAACCTGGAAACCGCCCCGCGCATGTACCGGGTTGCCCGTCCGGGTGCCGACTACAAGTGGTCGTTGGAGCTGCTGCGCCGCATCAAGGAGATGCACCCCCATGTGCCGACCAAGTCCGGCGTCATGATGGGTCTGGGCGAAACCAACGAAGAGATCGTGCAGGTACTCAAGGACTTGCGCGAGCACGGCGTCAACATGCTGACCCTGGGCCAGTATCTGCAGCCAAGCCGCCACCACCTGCCGGTGAAGCGCTACGTGCCGCCCGCAGAGTTCGACGAGCTCAAAGACGTGGCCATGGGGCTGGGTTTCTCCCACGCTGCCTGCGGCCCCTTCGTGCGCTCCTCCTACCATGCGGACCTGCAAGCCAAGGGCGAAGAGGTGAAATAA
- a CDS encoding GNAT family N-acetyltransferase, protein MPTPLIRLLPMSEQHYPAYCACFIEEYAQDLASNQGHDLATARHKAEASLLRYLPQGVASAGHHLLCILPAEGAVAPAEEEPLGYLWHAIDSDGTATFIYDFYVAPAHRSRGIGKAAMALLEAELRRSGIRQITLRVAHDNPRALALYQEAGFSITGYNMAKRLG, encoded by the coding sequence ATGCCGACACCGCTTATCCGCTTGCTGCCCATGAGCGAGCAGCACTACCCCGCCTATTGCGCCTGCTTCATCGAGGAGTACGCGCAGGATCTCGCCAGCAACCAGGGCCACGATCTCGCCACCGCCCGCCACAAGGCCGAGGCCTCCCTGCTGCGCTATCTGCCGCAAGGGGTGGCCAGCGCCGGTCACCACCTGCTCTGCATCCTGCCCGCAGAGGGAGCAGTTGCCCCCGCCGAGGAGGAGCCACTGGGTTATCTCTGGCACGCCATCGACAGCGACGGCACCGCCACCTTTATCTATGACTTCTATGTCGCACCGGCCCACCGCAGCCGGGGGATCGGCAAGGCCGCCATGGCGCTGCTGGAAGCCGAGCTCAGGCGCAGCGGTATCCGCCAGATCACCTTGCGGGTCGCCCACGACAACCCGCGCGCCCTGGCGCTTTACCAGGAGGCGGGCTTCTCCATCACCGGCTACAACATGGCCAAACGGCTGGGTTGA
- a CDS encoding RBBP9/YdeN family alpha/beta hydrolase, which translates to MSHTRVFIVHGYTASPHSHWFPWLKAQLEARDIRVEVLAMPDPHHPQPAAWDAAMNSLVRDHDERTFLLGHSLGCITILRQLSRLPASRRVGGILLVSGFDQPLHTLPELDPFMTQGYEPAHIMALAPRRVVVASRDDAIVPYRYCQHLSEQLAAPLYSLEHGGHFLDRDGFLELPLVHDRLLGMIEDQ; encoded by the coding sequence ATGTCACACACCCGCGTCTTCATCGTGCACGGCTATACCGCCTCCCCCCACTCCCACTGGTTCCCCTGGCTCAAGGCGCAGCTCGAAGCCCGCGATATCCGGGTCGAGGTGCTGGCCATGCCTGATCCCCACCATCCGCAACCCGCCGCCTGGGACGCCGCCATGAACAGCCTGGTGCGGGATCACGATGAACGGACCTTTTTGCTGGGCCACAGCCTCGGCTGCATCACCATCTTGCGCCAGCTGAGCCGCCTGCCCGCCTCCCGCCGGGTGGGCGGGATCCTGCTGGTATCCGGCTTCGATCAGCCGCTGCACACCCTGCCTGAGCTGGATCCCTTCATGACCCAGGGTTACGAGCCGGCCCACATCATGGCGCTGGCGCCCCGACGGGTCGTGGTTGCCTCCCGCGACGATGCCATCGTGCCCTATCGCTACTGCCAGCATCTGAGCGAACAGCTGGCCGCGCCGCTCTACAGCCTGGAGCATGGTGGTCATTTCCTCGATCGGGACGGTTTTCTGGAGCTGCCGCTGGTACACGACCGACTGCTGGGGATGATCGAGGACCAATAG
- the nqrE gene encoding NADH:ubiquinone reductase (Na(+)-transporting) subunit E, protein MDYYVNLFIHSIFVENLALAFFLGMCTFLAVSKNINTAFGLGMTVLVVMVIAIPLNNLIYRHILRPESTFLGEFDLSFLDFIVYIGVLAALVQVMEMVLDKHFPALYHALGIYLPLLTVHCAIFGGVMFMAQRDYDFIESVVYGAGSGLGWLLAIVAIAGLRQKMKYSDVPEGLRGIGITFIVAGLMSLGFMSFSGISL, encoded by the coding sequence ATGGATTATTATGTAAACCTGTTTATTCACTCGATTTTTGTCGAAAACCTGGCGCTGGCCTTCTTCCTTGGCATGTGCACCTTCCTGGCTGTTTCCAAGAACATCAACACCGCCTTCGGCCTTGGCATGACGGTGCTGGTGGTCATGGTGATCGCCATCCCCCTCAACAACCTGATCTACCGCCATATCCTGCGTCCCGAGAGTACCTTCCTCGGCGAGTTTGATCTGAGCTTTCTCGATTTCATCGTCTATATCGGGGTGCTGGCGGCGCTGGTGCAGGTGATGGAGATGGTGCTCGACAAACATTTCCCGGCGCTCTATCACGCGCTCGGCATCTATTTGCCGCTGCTGACGGTGCATTGCGCCATCTTCGGCGGGGTGATGTTCATGGCCCAGCGGGATTACGACTTCATCGAATCCGTGGTGTACGGGGCGGGCTCAGGGTTGGGCTGGCTGCTGGCCATCGTCGCCATCGCCGGTCTGCGCCAGAAGATGAAGTATTCGGATGTGCCAGAGGGGCTGCGCGGCATCGGCATCACCTTCATCGTGGCCGGGCTGATGTCGCTGGGCTTCATGTCTTTTTCCGGCATCTCGCTCTAG